Within Butyrivibrio fibrisolvens, the genomic segment CAATTCTGATAATCTTGTGGCTGCGTCAGAAGATTCTATGCCTGATGAAATTCCAATGTTAAGAGCCGGAGAGAGTTATACCATAGAAGGGACTTTGATTGGAGGAGAGGGTCAGAGTGTGTCACCTAATCTGGCATCGGCATCTACTGATGTATCTCTAAGGCCTTATGTAATGATCACTTATAAAGGAGAGGAAGCAACGGTTCGCTGCGTTCTGAATTTGAAGATGACAGAAGTTGTAAGAGAGTTTGATAACCAAGATAAGAAAACAGCAAGTACTGTATCAGTGCATGATCCGTCTATATTCAAGGATGAAGATGGTAAGTACTATATTGTAGGAACTCATATTACCAGTGCATCATCAGATGATCTTTTTGACTGGGAGAATAGGACTGCAGATTTTAGAGCATCTCTTTCTGATGAAACTATAGAAAAGATAAGAGAGTGGAATGATGATGAAAACGGTGACTGGTTCGGATATCTCTGGGCTCCTGATATCATCTATAATGAAACAATGGGCAAGTACTGTATCTATCTGTCTGCTAATGGAGACAACTGGAAGTCCAATATAGTCCTTCTTACAGGAGATAGTGTTTACGGCCCTTATGAATATGCAGGATCTGTTGTATATGGCGGATTTAACGAAGATACGTTCAGTCAGACAGATGCAGGAACTGTTCTTGGTACGGATACTATTCCTGAGCGCTATGTTACATACGGCGTTGACAACAAGAAATGGGGGGATATGTATCCTAATTGTATAGACCCATGTGTATTCTATGATCAGGATGGCAAGCTTTGGATGAGTTATGGTTCCTGGTCAGGCGGTATCTTTATGCTGGAACTTGATGAAGAGACAGGCCTTAGAGACTACAATGTAAGTTATGAGACCAAGGCTCACAGCGATGCATATTTTGGAACTTTAGTAGCAGGCGGAGCCTATGTTTCGGGAGAGGGATCCTATATACAGCATATAGGTGACTATTACTATCTTTTTATTTCATATGGTAATCTTGAAGCTGCAGGCGGCTATAATATAAGGGTGTTTAGATCTACTAAGCCTGATGGAGACTATGTTGACGAACTTGGAAATACGCCTTACTATGATACATATTCTTTTAACTATAATACAGGTATAGGTGTCAGACTCTTCGGAGGATATAAGTGGAAGACCATGTCTATAGGTCAGGTCGCTCAGGGACATAACTCAGCTTTTGTAGATGATGACGGCAAGGCTTATATTGTATTCCACACAAGGACTACAAACGGATCAGAAGGCCATTATGTCAAGATCCATCAGCTTTTTGTCAATAAGGAAGGATGGCTTGTGGCAGCTCCTTATGCTACTGATGGAGAGACATTGAAGGAAGATGGCTATGAGATATCTGAAGTAGCCGGCGACTACGAAGTTATAGTTCATGATCTTGATGTAGACTACAAGAATCTTGACTACAATGCGCCAAAGACTATCACTCTTAATGAAGACGGCAGTATCACAGGCGCTTTTGAAGGCACCTGGAGTCTTGAAGATGGCACTCCTTATATTGAGCTTTCATTTAACGGCGATACATATAGCGGAGTTACTGTTTCTATGAATATAGAAGGCAGCAGCGTAGAGACTATGACATTTACTGCTCTTGGCAAGGATTCACAGATTACGGTATGGGGATCTAGGATGGTAGATTAATGAAAAAGAAATATAGAAATAGTAAAAACGCTTTAAGCGAACAAAAAGCGATAAACATCCTTAAAACAGACTCTGAAGAAGCCGCTTATAGGCGTGCCAAGGAAGATGAGTTTAATCCTCTGAACCTTTTAAAAGGTATACTGGGATTCGTCTTTGTGGTAGCAATAGCCTTTGGCTGGATGATGCTCATGCTCCTTATTATAAGCTTTGTAAGCCTTTCATACCTTCATTTTAATATTGACGTCATGCTCTACGTATCTGCAGGATTTGCTGCAATATGTGGTGTGGTTTATATTTTTGGTAAGGTCAGAAAGAGTATTGGAAGACGTAAACTTTAGTTTGATCAGTATATAAATAAAAAACCTTCCCTTTTAGTTTTGGGGAAGGTTTTTTATTTATTCAGAGTCTATAGGACTGTAGCTCATTCTGACTTCGATATCCTGATTGTAATTGCCAAATGACTTACCAAAGATAGTTAGACCGCCAACATGCTCAGCTGTATCAGGAACTTCCATGCGGAATTTGATGTTGCTCTTACTTGTAAGATTGAATCGGTCGATGGTAACGTCAGATATCTGAAGACCATCAATGAAGGTGCCCTTATGGTTTATTACCAGCATCTTTAGAAGACCATACTGATTCCAGTTAGGGAACCACCAGTCAGGGGTGAAGATTCCTTTGACATCTCCGAAGTCTCCCGGTGATGTCCAGTAGCCAAGGCTTACATCGTTTAGATAAAAGTAAATATCAGATGGCCATACGTTGTTGACACCAGGTGCTTCTGATGAAAGCTCTGCTGAGATGCAGATCTCATCAATTTTTTGTGAAAAAGGAATGAAATTAGGAATCACATAGTCTACATGACCTTTAGTAAACCATAGAATATCAGCATGATACCTGTCTGGATGAGAGAAGTATCTTGTATCATCAACCTGGCCTATGAGCTGTGATCCGGATGCTATACCACAGGTAGGATATACTTCATAGTCTGAAAAAAGACCAACTTTTATCGAAGTAGTATATACGTTTTCATCCTTGGCTTCATCTTGAAGGTCGATTAGTATTTTATCAAGATGTACTGAGCATATTTTTTGATTGCCGTGTCCTGAGGTTTCAGATGATACTGTGACAACTCCGCATTCTTCAAGCTTTTTGATATGGCTTGTAAGAGCACCGTTGGTGATATTGAGACGAGATGCAAGCTCGTTCATATTCATTCCGTTATTGTCCAAAAGAATCTTAACGATCTCCACTCTGATATCTGATCCGAGTGCTTTGAACAGGTCCAGTCCTTCTGAAAGAGATTTGATATGTAACATGATACCCCCTATACAGTAATTCAATTTATCTGCTTATGATCAATACATATGATGACGTTTGTGTTTGAAGAAAACACATTTGACCTTAAGAATAAGATGATGAGATCTGTCATCTTTACCATAATGATTTACAAATTACTAAAATATTTCAAACAACTATATTTTAATATAAAAATATGGCGCTTGCAATCTAATATAATGCTAATTTTGGCTAAATTTTGCTCGATATTGACAATTTTCAAAATATATAAGCGTGGCTTATGCGTAACATAAAAAAATATTGATTTTACTTATGAACAAAAATGTTTTATAGTAATCACGGTGACAGGTTCATGTCTTATGTCACTAAAATCTATTTGTTATTTGGAGATAACAATTTCAGGAGGATAATAATTATGGTTAAGGCAGTTGTAGGAGCCAATTGGGGCGACGAAGGCAAGGGAAAGATTACAGATATGATGGCAGATAACGCAGATGTTGTTATCCGTTTTCAGGGTGGTGCCAATGCAGGTCACACTATTGTAAATGAGTATGGTAAATTTGCTCTTCATACAATGCCGTCCGGAGTATTCCATCCGAATATTATGAATATTATTGGTAATGGTATGGCTTTCGATATTCCTAAGTTTATGAGAGAACTTAAGGAAGTTACTGAAAAGGGTGTTCCGATGCCACAGATCATGATCTCTGACAGAGTTCAGGTTATGATGCCATATCACATTCTGTTCGATACACTTGAAGAGGCTCGTCTTGCAGGTAAGAGCTTTGGTTCTACCAAGTCCGGTATTGCACCTTTCTATTCAGATAAGTT encodes:
- a CDS encoding glycoside hydrolase family 43 protein; translated protein: MYSDGKSFNDISNVSDNDHCATKGAKAGGFRKIRRTFAALSLLVMMAVNGCSGGGESSLDVNGAGEASSGQGDVAGDKVQGLNGNTYYESKDGVSVTLSTDKLSYEDGEEVHYTLVVSNDTKDYTISGKKFQYTNSDNLVAASEDSMPDEIPMLRAGESYTIEGTLIGGEGQSVSPNLASASTDVSLRPYVMITYKGEEATVRCVLNLKMTEVVREFDNQDKKTASTVSVHDPSIFKDEDGKYYIVGTHITSASSDDLFDWENRTADFRASLSDETIEKIREWNDDENGDWFGYLWAPDIIYNETMGKYCIYLSANGDNWKSNIVLLTGDSVYGPYEYAGSVVYGGFNEDTFSQTDAGTVLGTDTIPERYVTYGVDNKKWGDMYPNCIDPCVFYDQDGKLWMSYGSWSGGIFMLELDEETGLRDYNVSYETKAHSDAYFGTLVAGGAYVSGEGSYIQHIGDYYYLFISYGNLEAAGGYNIRVFRSTKPDGDYVDELGNTPYYDTYSFNYNTGIGVRLFGGYKWKTMSIGQVAQGHNSAFVDDDGKAYIVFHTRTTNGSEGHYVKIHQLFVNKEGWLVAAPYATDGETLKEDGYEISEVAGDYEVIVHDLDVDYKNLDYNAPKTITLNEDGSITGAFEGTWSLEDGTPYIELSFNGDTYSGVTVSMNIEGSSVETMTFTALGKDSQITVWGSRMVD
- a CDS encoding ArsR/SmtB family transcription factor, whose product is MLHIKSLSEGLDLFKALGSDIRVEIVKILLDNNGMNMNELASRLNITNGALTSHIKKLEECGVVTVSSETSGHGNQKICSVHLDKILIDLQDEAKDENVYTTSIKVGLFSDYEVYPTCGIASGSQLIGQVDDTRYFSHPDRYHADILWFTKGHVDYVIPNFIPFSQKIDEICISAELSSEAPGVNNVWPSDIYFYLNDVSLGYWTSPGDFGDVKGIFTPDWWFPNWNQYGLLKMLVINHKGTFIDGLQISDVTIDRFNLTSKSNIKFRMEVPDTAEHVGGLTIFGKSFGNYNQDIEVRMSYSPIDSE